In Chrysoperla carnea chromosome 2, inChrCarn1.1, whole genome shotgun sequence, the following proteins share a genomic window:
- the LOC123292274 gene encoding protein lines isoform X2, whose protein sequence is MVVNNFCKNMASDHPAKKKIRITTDSENENSDETDFTRDDSTNLLSLQLSLPTSETSCTKLNQDDNEPASSSSNESTRHFQFGASASTNFYIESNVRRISSPHRNFDFNHITQPLFSPSKACESAGETQTDDNRLQNIIPELKLLEEHLIKQCLCGVSEQTLRKPFQPQLNGNQQRLITLSEWPMSKIFHFLSCLHLLFDVYLKQNNKGFVCPRLLDVCTAIVHDEHHLIDQIFQLASVQNKIVNYLTIRVLSSYFIIAKSNVDTILVDNIIGYLSADNNKLNFSIEIIKRIVEWKDVDIHVLEEDQISSPGGEVAVAGSSFNQNSTPCRLIALTDHESFDTSQIKCLIIKKLETKWPELVKNIETLITHNLTNETEFCILNFLSLWESIISVRANLSVVETKPFYAHLEKFVSLLNFNLPILIWRQLLSLFNEVLCYGSTLALQDLLPEETCALAHLIVRYVKDFRLLDSLPYRRSQPVYPLIGISSNSSNQHDSNIDKTLLQKMVLLVLKSVAITVKETRSDSSDSSLGSDDYDFNQDMQLIERSIRDVLKKLDSFIKIALEFHPESLFTTMLIHLFSDQDDYMIESMVCTLDITVGIFYRNSVFPDLIVMLNPFNTFVEFLRIVSQDSDVLLDYLVSNETCFLLYLLRFLKYVRRNWSKFVYSCTESQFTMSVLIRLRLQINRLVSKQLFPYNISPVLRLLETCESMYEGNELT, encoded by the exons atggttgtcaataatttttgtaaaaatatggcATCAGATCATCCAGCTAAAAAGAAAATACGTATTACAACTGATTCTGAAAATGAGAACTCCGATGAGACTGATTTTACACGGGACGACTCAACAAATTTACTAAGTTTACAATTATCGTTACCAACATCAGAAACATCTTGTACAAAATTAAACCAAGACGATAACGAACCCGCATCTTCGTCATCAAACGAATCAACACGACATTTTCAATTTGGAGCTAGCGCAAGTACGAATTTTTATATCGAAAGTAATGTTCGAAGAATATCATCTccacatcgaaattttgattttaatcatATTACCCAACCGTTATTTTCTCCATCAAAAGCATGCGAATCAGCTGGAGAGACTCAGACTGATGATAATCGTCTTCAAAATATTATCCCAGAGTTAAAGTTATTAGAGgaacatttaataaaacaatgtttATGTGGTGTAAGTGAACAGACTTTACGAAAACCGTTTCAACCGCAGTTAAATGGAAACCAGCAGCGACTTATAACCCTAAGTGAATGGCCAATgtcgaaaatatttcattttctatcTTGTTTGCACTTACTGTTCgatgtttatttaaaacaaaacaacaaaggTTTCGTGTGTCCACGTCTGCTAGATGTATGCACGGCAATTGTCCACGATGAACATCATTTAATCgaccaaatatttcaattagctagtgttcaaaataaaatcgttAACTATTTAACAATACGTGTACTATCCAGTTACTTTATAATCGCTAAATCGAATGTTGATACTATCTTAGTTGATAATATCATCGGTTACTTAAGTGcggacaataataaattaaattttagcattgaaattataaaacggATTGTGGAATGGAAAGATGTTGATATTCATGTCTTAGAAGAAGATCAAATTTCATCTCCGGGAGGAGAAGTTGCTGTAGCAGGTTCAAGTTTTAACCAAAACTCAACACCATGTCGATTAATTGCGCTAACAGATCACGAAAGTTTTGATACATCACAAATTAAatgtttgataattaaaaagttaGAAACTAAATGGCCAGAACTagttaaaaatatcgaaacgTTAATTACTCATAATTTAACCAATGAAACTGAATTttgtatactaaattttttatcgttgTGGGAAAGTATAATAAGTGTTCGAGCGAATTTAAGTGTGGTCGAAACTAAACCATTCTATGCTCacttagaaaaatttgttagtttactaaattttaatttaccaattttaataTGGCGTCAGTTACTGTCGTTATTTAATGAAGTACTATGTTATGGGAGTACATTAGCGTTACAAGATTTATTACCGGAGGAAACATGTGCGTTGGCCCATTTGATTGTACGTTACGTAAAAGATTTTCGTTTATTAGATTCATTACCATATCGACGATCGCAACCAGTTTATCCATTGATTGGAATAAGTTCAAATTCATCCAATCAGCATGATTCCAATATTGATAAAACTTTGttacaaaaaatggttttacttGTGTTGAAGTCCGTTGCGATTACAGTTAAAGAAACACGATCGGATAGCTCTGATTCAAGTTTAGGTAGTGATGATTATGATTTTAATCAAGATATGCAGTTAATTGAACGATCAATACGAgatgtacttaaaaaattagatagTTTTATAAAGATTGCTCTGGAATTTCATCCAGAAAGTTTATTTACAACAatgttaattcatttatttagcGATCAAGATGATTACATGATTGAATCGATGGTATGTACGTTAGATATCACTGTTGGaatcttttatcgaaattcAGTGTTCCCAGATTTAATCGTTATGTTAAATCCGTTTAATAcgtttgttgaatttttaagaattgTTAGTCAAGATTCAGACGTGTTATTAGATTATCTAGTATCAAACGAAacgtgttttttattatatttattacgatttttaaaatatgtcagACGTAATTGGTCGAAATTCGTATATAGTTGTACAGAAAGTCAATTCACAATGTCTG TATTAATTCGATTGCGGCTACAAATTAATCGGCTTGtatcaaaacaattatttccgtATAATATTAGTCCGGTGCTACGTTTATTAGAAACATGTGAAAGTATGTATGAGGGTAACGAATTAACGTGA
- the LOC123292274 gene encoding protein lines isoform X1 codes for MVVNNFCKNMASDHPAKKKIRITTDSENENSDETDFTRDDSTNLLSLQLSLPTSETSCTKLNQDDNEPASSSSNESTRHFQFGASASTNFYIESNVRRISSPHRNFDFNHITQPLFSPSKACESAGETQTDDNRLQNIIPELKLLEEHLIKQCLCGVSEQTLRKPFQPQLNGNQQRLITLSEWPMSKIFHFLSCLHLLFDVYLKQNNKGFVCPRLLDVCTAIVHDEHHLIDQIFQLASVQNKIVNYLTIRVLSSYFIIAKSNVDTILVDNIIGYLSADNNKLNFSIEIIKRIVEWKDVDIHVLEEDQISSPGGEVAVAGSSFNQNSTPCRLIALTDHESFDTSQIKCLIIKKLETKWPELVKNIETLITHNLTNETEFCILNFLSLWESIISVRANLSVVETKPFYAHLEKFVSLLNFNLPILIWRQLLSLFNEVLCYGSTLALQDLLPEETCALAHLIVRYVKDFRLLDSLPYRRSQPVYPLIGISSNSSNQHDSNIDKTLLQKMVLLVLKSVAITVKETRSDSSDSSLGSDDYDFNQDMQLIERSIRDVLKKLDSFIKIALEFHPESLFTTMLIHLFSDQDDYMIESMVCTLDITVGIFYRNSVFPDLIVMLNPFNTFVEFLRIVSQDSDVLLDYLVSNETCFLLYLLRFLKYVRRNWSKFVYSCTESQFTMSGGSTGGTTSSSSHYYSYNSSTSGIDSIMAVLIRLRLQINRLVSKQLFPYNISPVLRLLETCESMYEGNELT; via the coding sequence atggttgtcaataatttttgtaaaaatatggcATCAGATCATCCAGCTAAAAAGAAAATACGTATTACAACTGATTCTGAAAATGAGAACTCCGATGAGACTGATTTTACACGGGACGACTCAACAAATTTACTAAGTTTACAATTATCGTTACCAACATCAGAAACATCTTGTACAAAATTAAACCAAGACGATAACGAACCCGCATCTTCGTCATCAAACGAATCAACACGACATTTTCAATTTGGAGCTAGCGCAAGTACGAATTTTTATATCGAAAGTAATGTTCGAAGAATATCATCTccacatcgaaattttgattttaatcatATTACCCAACCGTTATTTTCTCCATCAAAAGCATGCGAATCAGCTGGAGAGACTCAGACTGATGATAATCGTCTTCAAAATATTATCCCAGAGTTAAAGTTATTAGAGgaacatttaataaaacaatgtttATGTGGTGTAAGTGAACAGACTTTACGAAAACCGTTTCAACCGCAGTTAAATGGAAACCAGCAGCGACTTATAACCCTAAGTGAATGGCCAATgtcgaaaatatttcattttctatcTTGTTTGCACTTACTGTTCgatgtttatttaaaacaaaacaacaaaggTTTCGTGTGTCCACGTCTGCTAGATGTATGCACGGCAATTGTCCACGATGAACATCATTTAATCgaccaaatatttcaattagctagtgttcaaaataaaatcgttAACTATTTAACAATACGTGTACTATCCAGTTACTTTATAATCGCTAAATCGAATGTTGATACTATCTTAGTTGATAATATCATCGGTTACTTAAGTGcggacaataataaattaaattttagcattgaaattataaaacggATTGTGGAATGGAAAGATGTTGATATTCATGTCTTAGAAGAAGATCAAATTTCATCTCCGGGAGGAGAAGTTGCTGTAGCAGGTTCAAGTTTTAACCAAAACTCAACACCATGTCGATTAATTGCGCTAACAGATCACGAAAGTTTTGATACATCACAAATTAAatgtttgataattaaaaagttaGAAACTAAATGGCCAGAACTagttaaaaatatcgaaacgTTAATTACTCATAATTTAACCAATGAAACTGAATTttgtatactaaattttttatcgttgTGGGAAAGTATAATAAGTGTTCGAGCGAATTTAAGTGTGGTCGAAACTAAACCATTCTATGCTCacttagaaaaatttgttagtttactaaattttaatttaccaattttaataTGGCGTCAGTTACTGTCGTTATTTAATGAAGTACTATGTTATGGGAGTACATTAGCGTTACAAGATTTATTACCGGAGGAAACATGTGCGTTGGCCCATTTGATTGTACGTTACGTAAAAGATTTTCGTTTATTAGATTCATTACCATATCGACGATCGCAACCAGTTTATCCATTGATTGGAATAAGTTCAAATTCATCCAATCAGCATGATTCCAATATTGATAAAACTTTGttacaaaaaatggttttacttGTGTTGAAGTCCGTTGCGATTACAGTTAAAGAAACACGATCGGATAGCTCTGATTCAAGTTTAGGTAGTGATGATTATGATTTTAATCAAGATATGCAGTTAATTGAACGATCAATACGAgatgtacttaaaaaattagatagTTTTATAAAGATTGCTCTGGAATTTCATCCAGAAAGTTTATTTACAACAatgttaattcatttatttagcGATCAAGATGATTACATGATTGAATCGATGGTATGTACGTTAGATATCACTGTTGGaatcttttatcgaaattcAGTGTTCCCAGATTTAATCGTTATGTTAAATCCGTTTAATAcgtttgttgaatttttaagaattgTTAGTCAAGATTCAGACGTGTTATTAGATTATCTAGTATCAAACGAAacgtgttttttattatatttattacgatttttaaaatatgtcagACGTAATTGGTCGAAATTCGTATATAGTTGTACAGAAAGTCAATTCACAATGTCTGGTGGAAGTACAGGAGGCACGACCTCGTCTTCGTCACATTATTATAGCTATAATTCGTCAACAAGTGGTATTGATTCTATTATGGCAGTATTAATTCGATTGCGGCTACAAATTAATCGGCTTGtatcaaaacaattatttccgtATAATATTAGTCCGGTGCTACGTTTATTAGAAACATGTGAAAGTATGTATGAGGGTAACGAATTAACGTGA
- the LOC123293322 gene encoding dr1-associated corepressor encodes MPSKKRKYNARFPAGRIKKIMQTDEEVGKVAQAVPVIISRTLELFVESLLTKAMEITNAKNAKTLSPSHMKQCILSESRFDFLKDLVKNIPDINNEDNIENTSTNNSNSSPTTPITGGSNSFETSPSASALLSTISSSTSKVPHHQTPSATVAIPHCSNQMKEVPNKTSTLLSPPPLVPHNSPYNTLSTSYSANFYTEQHPSTTTPSISSLTNPPVKPPTPSVIQYNTTIVGASSSIVNSNNGPPPQPIFHIAIKNPDDSKSSSDIPPLIPIMQHSDINLYNFSSNNDNLCTDDDYDN; translated from the exons atgccatcaaaaaaacgaaaatataatgcaCGATTTCCGGCT ggccgaattaaaaaaattatgcagaCGGATGAAGAAGTTGGGAAAGTAGCACAAGCTGTTCCAGTTATAATTT CTCGTACTTTAGAATTATTCGTCGAATCATTATTAACCAAAGCAATGGAGATAACAAATGCAAAGAATGCGAAAACTTTATCACCATCACATATGAAACAATGTATTCTATCAGAAAGTCGTTTTGATTTCCTAAAAGACTTAGTGAAAAATATTCCAGATATCAATAACGAAgataatatagaaaatacatcaacaaataattcaaattcatCGCCTACCACACCAATTACCGGAGGTAGTAATTCATTTGAAACATCACCATCAGCATCAGCATTATTATCAACAATTTCATCGTCAACTTCAAAAGTACCTCATCATCAAACGCCATCAGCCACAGTTGCAATACCACATTGTAGCAATCAAATGAAAGAAGTTCCAAATAAAACTTCCACCTTACTTTCACCACCACCATTAGTCCCACATAACTCACCATACAACACCCTATCAACAAGTTATTCTGCTAACTTTTATACAGAACAACATCCAAGTACAACTACACCCTCCATTTCATCCCTCACCAATCCACCGGTGAAACCTCCCACACCCTCGGTGATTCAGTATAATACAACAATAGTCGGTGCATCATCGAGTATTGTTAATTCGAATAATGGACCACCGCCTCAGCCAATATTTCATATAGCTATTAAAAACCCGGATGATTCAAAATCAAGCTCTGATATACCACCTTTAATTCCAATTATGCAACATTcggatattaatttatataattttagttcTAATAATGACAATTTATGTACTGATGACGATTATGATAATTAG